A region of Spiroplasma endosymbiont of Crioceris asparagi DNA encodes the following proteins:
- a CDS encoding glycosyl hydrolase 53 family protein gives MNKILKITLLIILTLCPFIALINCSSHKEDNHRSKVIAKNNDIINGCDTSSYAEVVENFLFEKGYSKYRYKDIDEEQENYINQNLYSYIDENGTLKYDNFFKILKWKGVNSIRLRLWNDPYDDKGNSYGGGHNDIDTDIWIMKQAKKEGIHDFFIDFQYSDFWADPQVQKPPKKWEHKSATEIAKLVYEYTNQVLENFTKVGLSQYISAVQIGNEISRGFLWTNSKYNFGETQSYLENGIKAVKNFDIKNKLAIKTIIHLDCSNIKSFKYPLNKFMENKYVFKNVDYIGLSFYPQWNWHDMDDLFDSMRYIKSNYNKDTLIMEYSSVYAATNDSYIGDTSNDQMSYADSIKRAPVSSEGSVYLFNVFLNTISKALPNSKVGYYWWEPGWLLKGKTSWATYEGVDYLRNNNHNGYKLGSTWWNKGLFDINGCALPILDEIKTYKRVVKTENDNSNNKFNFISKKDIIDNQADKTDLYKDDLFKNNEFYWKKSYNKKYLSSYLNKINDEYSQKPWYGKSNEIDIYNDEYSKRTSSKDFINIVKENYKHIMWTQVDFLKIDINKEQVTIYINAKDNSFYYKKDVDPIKIIINRNKISNNLKTNYFDLSKNFNIKAVNDYSSLLKQIKSSLSKSDDELKSLFYNALGVNGGISEYEGNDKIWLYDDLKKVNREAQMDFISCDNLLRKDGTVNFNKLNSTILNWPNSNADFQNMKYVCIRKKIEDDTFIKSGKELWLYPKALIFKLQN, from the coding sequence ATGAACAAAATATTAAAAATAACACTATTAATAATTTTAACTTTATGTCCATTTATTGCATTAATAAATTGTTCTTCTCATAAAGAAGATAATCATAGAAGTAAAGTAATTGCTAAAAATAACGACATAATAAATGGCTGTGATACATCGAGTTATGCTGAAGTAGTGGAAAATTTTTTATTTGAAAAAGGCTATTCAAAATATAGATATAAAGATATTGATGAAGAACAAGAAAACTATATTAATCAAAATTTATACTCATATATTGACGAAAATGGAACTTTAAAATATGATAATTTTTTTAAAATTCTAAAATGAAAGGGTGTTAATTCCATAAGACTAAGGTTATGAAATGATCCATATGACGACAAAGGTAATTCATATGGTGGTGGTCATAACGATATTGACACTGACATTTGAATTATGAAGCAAGCAAAAAAAGAGGGTATACACGATTTTTTTATTGATTTTCAATATTCTGATTTTTGAGCAGATCCCCAAGTTCAAAAACCACCAAAAAAATGAGAACACAAGTCAGCTACCGAAATTGCAAAACTTGTTTATGAGTATACTAATCAAGTATTAGAAAATTTCACTAAAGTTGGACTTTCTCAATATATATCAGCAGTGCAAATTGGTAATGAAATAAGCAGAGGCTTTTTGTGAACAAATAGCAAATATAATTTTGGAGAAACCCAAAGTTATTTAGAAAATGGAATAAAAGCTGTCAAAAATTTTGATATAAAGAATAAGCTGGCAATTAAAACAATAATACATCTAGATTGTTCAAATATTAAAAGCTTTAAATATCCATTAAATAAATTTATGGAAAATAAATATGTATTTAAAAATGTTGATTATATTGGACTTTCATTTTATCCCCAGTGAAATTGACATGATATGGATGATTTATTTGACTCAATGAGATATATTAAAAGTAACTATAATAAAGACACTTTAATAATGGAGTATTCTTCAGTTTATGCTGCCACTAATGATTCTTACATTGGTGATACTTCTAATGATCAAATGTCATATGCAGATTCAATTAAAAGAGCCCCAGTTAGTTCTGAAGGATCAGTGTATTTATTTAATGTTTTCCTAAATACAATTTCTAAAGCATTGCCAAATAGTAAGGTTGGTTATTATTGATGAGAACCAGGATGATTATTAAAAGGAAAAACAAGCTGAGCAACTTATGAAGGAGTTGATTATTTAAGAAATAATAATCACAATGGCTATAAATTGGGAAGTACATGATGGAATAAAGGTCTATTTGATATTAATGGTTGTGCATTACCAATATTAGATGAAATTAAAACATACAAAAGAGTTGTTAAAACAGAAAACGATAATAGTAACAATAAATTCAATTTTATCTCCAAAAAAGACATTATTGATAATCAAGCAGATAAAACAGATTTATACAAAGATGATTTATTTAAAAACAACGAGTTTTATTGAAAAAAATCATATAATAAAAAATATCTTTCAAGTTACTTAAATAAAATAAATGATGAATATTCACAAAAACCATGATATGGAAAGTCTAATGAAATTGATATTTATAATGATGAGTATAGTAAAAGAACTAGTTCAAAAGATTTTATTAATATAGTTAAAGAAAATTACAAACACATAATGTGAACACAAGTAGATTTTTTAAAAATAGATATAAATAAGGAACAAGTTACAATTTATATAAATGCAAAAGATAATTCTTTTTATTATAAAAAAGATGTTGACCCAATAAAAATTATTATTAATCGTAATAAAATTAGTAATAATTTAAAAACTAATTATTTTGACTTAAGTAAAAATTTTAATATAAAAGCAGTAAATGATTATAGTTCATTGTTAAAACAAATTAAATCATCATTATCAAAAAGTGATGATGAACTTAAATCTTTATTTTATAATGCTCTAGGAGTCAATGGTGGAATATCTGAATATGAAGGAAATGATAAAATTTGACTATATGATGATTTAAAAAAAGTTAATCGTGAAGCTCAAATGGATTTTATTTCATGTGATAATTTATTAAGAAAAGATGGAACAGTAAATTTTAATAAATTAAATAGTACTATTTTGAATTGACCAAATTCAAATGCTGACTTTCAAAATATGAAATATGTATGTATTCGTAAAAAAATAGAAGATGATACTTTTATAAAAAGCGGAAAAGAGTTATGACTTTATCCTAAGGCTTTAATTTTTAAACTTCAAAACTAA
- a CDS encoding lipoprotein — MKKLIGLLGSFGMIATSAVTIISCGKDKQLVKDLTKLIKNTKLGALDDAKEATIIAAVITKNLDSGLKKEDIEAKIDKAKNKATITPVDTNKFTGSVEVTFTIKSNNLADIIKNKELGYLDDAKEATIIAAVITKNPDSGLTKEDIKATVDEKNNKATIAVKNTNKFIGTVEVTFKIKTDDLSKVVVKIGKTTTYGQLFEDVRSQLIKDIEFDLEDPTNTAKNDFAVGAGSRHMNAVGHNWTTDIILEKDTAYFDFNPTEKGKTKLKNSLRVIVKRDLNMTWISKDDPNKNLIQEDQKSKTFKITLKDYDDLKKYDLRIIHFPALESEVKQVNSDKTTWKLNWSDINTTDNTKPIGNFVNLSWCDGNNNTTKFDKNDFEKISKGSTIEELKFESENLNGIYKILFIKG; from the coding sequence ATGAAAAAACTAATAGGATTATTAGGTTCTTTTGGCATGATTGCAACATCAGCAGTAACAATTATTTCTTGTGGTAAAGATAAGCAATTAGTCAAAGACTTAACAAAACTTATTAAAAATACAAAATTAGGTGCCTTAGATGATGCAAAAGAAGCAACTATAATTGCTGCTGTTATTACTAAAAATCTAGATTCAGGATTAAAAAAAGAAGATATTGAAGCAAAAATTGATAAAGCCAAAAACAAAGCAACAATTACACCAGTAGATACAAATAAATTTACTGGTTCAGTTGAAGTAACTTTTACTATCAAATCTAACAATTTGGCAGATATTATTAAAAATAAAGAATTAGGTTATTTAGATGATGCAAAAGAAGCAACTATAATTGCTGCTGTTATTACTAAAAATCCAGATTCAGGATTAACAAAAGAAGACATTAAAGCAACGGTTGATGAAAAAAACAATAAAGCAACTATTGCTGTAAAAAATACAAATAAATTTATTGGTACAGTTGAAGTAACCTTTAAAATTAAAACTGATGATTTATCTAAAGTTGTTGTCAAAATTGGTAAAACAACAACATATGGACAATTATTTGAAGATGTTAGATCACAACTAATTAAAGATATTGAATTTGATTTGGAAGATCCAACCAATACAGCAAAAAATGATTTTGCCGTTGGTGCTGGAAGTCGACATATGAACGCAGTGGGTCACAATTGAACAACAGACATAATTCTTGAAAAAGACACTGCATATTTTGACTTTAATCCAACAGAAAAAGGAAAAACAAAATTAAAAAATTCATTAAGAGTTATTGTTAAACGTGATTTAAATATGACTTGAATCAGCAAAGATGATCCAAATAAAAATTTAATTCAAGAAGATCAAAAATCTAAAACATTTAAAATAACTTTAAAAGACTATGATGATTTAAAAAAATATGATTTAAGAATAATTCACTTCCCAGCATTAGAAAGTGAAGTAAAACAAGTCAATTCCGATAAAACAACTTGAAAGCTTAATTGAAGTGATATTAATACAACAGATAATACAAAACCGATTGGTAACTTTGTAAATCTTTCTTGATGTGATGGAAATAATAATACAACCAAATTTGACAAAAACGATTTTGAAAAAATTTCAAAAGGAAGCACAATTGAAGAACTAAAATTTGAATCTGAAAATTTAAATGGCATTTACAAAATATTATTCATTAAAGGTTAA
- a CDS encoding ROK family protein — translation MKIGIDIGGTSIRVGSIINNKINKIEIFKNDVKHFQKMIDKIFSIIDQLKDDQKIESIGIASPGPLDIENGIILNTPNLETWNNKNIKEIFYAKYKVQININNDANVAALGQYIIKNEKKPIHSILYFTISTGLGAGFVNQGKIFSGSKGLALEVYNAIPDLSSDKVTNSGIEFIASGKNIELNLQKLGVNISSAKEAFEMYKNNNNKVVNNYFLEMKNRLVQFFTTAIYFFNPSQVVLGGSVALHNKDFYINVFEEVKSILNSGGFDIKLSFAENIDEATLLGCSKL, via the coding sequence ATGAAAATAGGAATAGATATTGGGGGAACTTCTATAAGAGTTGGCTCAATAATTAATAACAAAATTAACAAAATTGAAATATTTAAAAATGATGTAAAACACTTTCAAAAGATGATTGACAAAATTTTCTCAATAATTGACCAATTAAAAGATGATCAAAAAATTGAATCAATTGGAATTGCATCTCCTGGACCATTAGATATTGAAAATGGAATTATATTAAATACACCAAATTTAGAAACTTGAAATAATAAAAACATTAAAGAAATATTTTATGCCAAATACAAGGTGCAAATTAATATAAACAATGATGCCAATGTAGCTGCTCTTGGCCAATACATTATTAAAAATGAAAAAAAACCGATTCATTCAATTTTATACTTTACAATTTCAACGGGATTAGGAGCTGGTTTTGTTAATCAAGGAAAAATATTTTCTGGATCAAAAGGCTTGGCATTAGAAGTTTACAACGCAATTCCTGATTTGAGTTCTGATAAGGTTACTAACTCTGGGATTGAATTTATTGCATCAGGAAAAAACATTGAATTAAATTTACAAAAATTAGGAGTTAATATTTCAAGTGCAAAAGAAGCCTTTGAAATGTATAAAAATAATAACAATAAAGTAGTAAATAATTACTTTTTAGAAATGAAAAATAGATTAGTTCAATTTTTCACAACAGCAATATATTTTTTCAATCCATCACAAGTCGTATTGGGTGGATCGGTGGCATTACACAACAAGGATTTTTATATAAATGTTTTTGAAGAAGTTAAATCAATATTAAATAGCGGTGGTTTTGATATAAAATTATCTTTTGCTGAAAATATTGATGAAGCGACTTTGCTTGGTTGTTCAAAATTATAA
- a CDS encoding MurR/RpiR family transcriptional regulator, whose amino-acid sequence MMKNNLIERYNSLKKPLSKNEDKIYKYLIDFNTNVEEISIKNIFKKTNTGFSTLYSFLKKMNFSSMKELTFFLKEEELKSSKDFQDNVGNDNNNEITYLYFKILNENSKNIDDKLITDFVQLILKKKYIYFLGLGESELVCMEMSYRLIRFGIQSSVLKTEDGYIVSKTLSLDSEDLLICVSISGESKIIVEAAKIAKDKGLSVVSICSNPNSTLAKVTNFCIPFVSNNITSSDFYISSILPAIYLCDILSKKLFSINEEKYRNFREKTSKLITKYVKYKN is encoded by the coding sequence ATGATGAAAAATAATTTAATTGAAAGATACAATTCATTAAAAAAACCTTTATCAAAAAATGAAGATAAAATATACAAATATTTAATTGACTTTAATACAAACGTAGAAGAAATTAGTATAAAAAACATATTTAAAAAAACTAACACAGGATTTTCTACTTTGTATTCTTTTTTAAAAAAAATGAATTTTTCCAGTATGAAAGAATTAACATTTTTTCTTAAAGAAGAAGAACTTAAATCAAGCAAAGATTTTCAAGATAACGTAGGCAATGATAATAATAATGAAATAACATATTTATATTTTAAAATCTTAAATGAAAATTCAAAAAATATAGATGATAAATTAATAACAGATTTTGTTCAATTAATACTTAAAAAGAAGTATATTTATTTTTTGGGTTTAGGAGAAAGTGAATTAGTTTGTATGGAAATGTCATACCGTTTAATTAGATTTGGTATACAATCATCGGTTTTAAAAACGGAAGACGGATATATTGTTTCAAAAACACTTTCGCTTGACTCTGAAGATCTTCTTATTTGTGTTTCAATTTCTGGAGAAAGTAAAATAATTGTTGAAGCAGCAAAAATAGCGAAGGATAAAGGCCTAAGTGTTGTTTCGATTTGTTCGAATCCAAATTCTACATTGGCTAAAGTTACTAACTTTTGTATTCCATTTGTTTCTAATAATATAACCAGTTCTGATTTTTATATTTCTTCTATTCTTCCAGCTATATATTTATGTGATATATTGTCAAAAAAATTATTTTCAATAAATGAAGAAAAATATAGAAATTTTAGAGAAAAAACTTCTAAATTAATAACAAAATATGTTAAATATAAAAATTAA
- a CDS encoding PTS fructose transporter subunit IIABC — MEKFRINNIKLDVSCKNKQEVFEFLSEISKNYTNDQSILDLYQERENQISTGLEDGFAIPHAKGEKIKSPALFYLKLKNPISDWETFDNKPVQYIISFLIPEKNGDYLQDLAKVAQAIQDEKFRESLTKSNDEKEIYELIESIVANKEFETLKSDMQKDKIIAGITSCAAGLAHTYMAKEALERACKSLGYGFKVEAHGSLGIENKLTKEELKKVMFLVVAADVEVDLDNNYNNKFIYRCTTNEMIKNGEEVFKKALKQFENFKNKKNNENIDYFDLKPHYDEIKTNNKYLKFVIQNSRDLLKHMMTGIGYCVPLLIGCGLMIGVAQLIAQFTLSGGGQALGGLYQFSWDNPSAFVSNVKGINGFLYTMQIMGMNIGLQMLFPMFLGGFIGYSINGKAGLSIGFICGALSVLRNTGFVGVVISALIAGYMLKLIIKYMTPKGKAKVLGSVLFVPLFGSLVAIIVAWWMCGYPLMKLNEGLKQFVLNVQSQNGSKISLSALIAAMMAFDLGGPVNKAAWAAYTVIWSDTTLPDAVRYTPNAAGNIAIGIPVLGVGLSVFIGNKYFSQQEKVQGSSCLVMGILGISEGAIPFFIRKPLRYWIVNISGAILGACFYVAVGGYLKVGAGVIYGWTFANKPVMYVLAFLIGVGWIAILNSQWEKVSWHKRNNIKYQIFLGKAQLLNSFIFIRNIFNSKKINYVETKFDKITKGITLI, encoded by the coding sequence ATGGAAAAGTTTAGAATTAATAATATTAAACTTGATGTTTCCTGTAAAAATAAGCAAGAAGTATTTGAGTTTTTATCAGAAATATCTAAAAATTATACAAATGATCAATCAATATTAGATTTATATCAAGAAAGAGAAAATCAAATTTCAACAGGACTTGAAGATGGATTTGCAATTCCTCATGCAAAAGGTGAAAAAATTAAAAGCCCGGCTTTATTTTATTTAAAATTAAAAAATCCAATTAGTGATTGAGAAACCTTTGATAATAAGCCGGTTCAGTACATAATTTCATTTTTAATTCCTGAAAAAAATGGAGACTATTTACAAGATCTTGCAAAGGTTGCTCAAGCTATTCAAGATGAAAAATTTAGAGAAAGTTTAACAAAATCAAATGATGAAAAAGAAATTTATGAATTAATAGAATCAATAGTTGCTAATAAAGAATTTGAAACATTAAAAAGTGATATGCAAAAAGATAAAATTATTGCGGGTATTACATCATGTGCAGCAGGATTAGCACATACTTATATGGCTAAAGAGGCACTAGAAAGAGCTTGCAAATCTCTAGGATATGGATTTAAAGTTGAAGCACATGGTTCACTAGGAATTGAAAATAAATTAACAAAAGAAGAACTAAAAAAAGTAATGTTTTTGGTTGTTGCAGCTGACGTAGAAGTTGATTTAGATAATAATTATAACAACAAGTTTATTTATAGATGTACAACAAATGAAATGATAAAAAATGGAGAAGAGGTTTTTAAAAAAGCATTAAAACAATTTGAAAATTTTAAAAATAAAAAAAATAATGAAAACATAGATTATTTTGATTTAAAACCCCATTATGATGAGATAAAAACAAATAATAAATATTTAAAATTTGTAATACAAAATAGTAGAGATTTGTTGAAGCATATGATGACGGGAATTGGATATTGCGTTCCATTGTTAATTGGTTGCGGACTTATGATTGGTGTTGCACAATTAATTGCGCAATTTACACTAAGTGGTGGTGGTCAAGCGTTGGGTGGTCTGTACCAATTTTCTTGAGATAATCCAAGTGCATTTGTAAGTAATGTAAAAGGCATTAATGGATTTTTATATACAATGCAAATAATGGGAATGAATATAGGGTTGCAAATGTTATTTCCAATGTTTTTAGGTGGTTTTATAGGTTATTCAATAAACGGTAAAGCCGGATTATCAATTGGATTTATTTGTGGAGCACTATCGGTGTTAAGAAATACAGGATTTGTTGGAGTTGTTATAAGCGCTTTAATAGCTGGTTACATGCTTAAACTAATAATTAAATATATGACTCCAAAAGGAAAAGCAAAAGTATTGGGTTCTGTATTATTTGTGCCTTTATTTGGTTCACTAGTGGCAATAATAGTTGCATGATGAATGTGTGGTTATCCTTTGATGAAATTAAATGAAGGATTAAAACAATTTGTTTTAAATGTTCAATCACAAAATGGATCTAAAATTTCTTTATCAGCTTTAATTGCCGCAATGATGGCATTTGATTTAGGTGGTCCAGTTAACAAAGCTGCATGAGCTGCATATACAGTTATTTGATCGGATACAACTTTACCTGACGCAGTAAGATATACACCAAATGCAGCAGGTAATATAGCAATTGGTATTCCAGTTCTAGGAGTTGGTTTATCAGTATTTATTGGAAATAAATACTTTTCACAACAAGAAAAAGTTCAAGGTAGTTCATGTTTGGTCATGGGTATACTTGGTATATCAGAAGGCGCTATTCCATTTTTTATAAGAAAACCTTTGAGATATTGAATAGTTAATATTTCCGGTGCAATTTTAGGAGCATGTTTTTATGTTGCAGTTGGTGGTTACTTAAAAGTTGGTGCTGGAGTTATTTATGGATGAACATTTGCAAATAAACCGGTGATGTATGTATTAGCCTTTTTAATAGGTGTGGGTTGAATTGCTATTTTAAATTCACAATGAGAAAAAGTTTCTTGACATAAAAGAAATAATATAAAATATCAAATTTTCTTAGGAAAAGCACAATTATTAAACAGTTTTATATTTATTAGAAATATTTTTAATTCTAAAAAAATAAATTATGTAGAAACAAAATTTGATAAAATTACAAAAGGAATAACTTTAATTTAA
- a CDS encoding glycoside hydrolase family 38 C-terminal domain-containing protein, translating to MKKWKIYVVPHTHWDREWYFTKATANTFLYFNFKKIFEEYKQKQANFPKFVYDSQYSVVDEYLKIAPKDESKIKDMVKNNKLVISPWYTQTDTFNVTGESILRNMLTGIKESQKYGNYMRVAYMPDSFGFNSNLPQIFNKFGMKSFIHWRGVKKEHLEEGVLNKWVGIDGTEIVEYNLFKYGYTCGGRFTYDLFRDGYEKENIKENAKKIFESIKNDKAMNLLQELKNASKNTNNKVLFPWGSDQMVCFENLGELISEINKLDDENEWILTSYEEFTDEILKDIENIKTKQLSGELRYGEYSRVHKTINSSRYDIKYLTKNLEYLIYKIAEPLSLIYEKSGGKYPNDLLQLSQRILFECQAHDSVGGCNSDKTNRSIIERLNVATDNINSLITFIQRQISFANKCNDNDLLIFNLEPLVRNLKYTMTIFTRKKSFKILDEKNNEIKYKVVSKDYVDANEFKINKNIQNTSITENKNKESFYWHKIILEFKNVEPVSIKTFKIIEDDFEIKSIINKNNFIENNFYMLKVENNEIILKDKKRNITFKNAIILESNKDVGDLYDYSPETYDEVITSKLKKIQLLSCDDNLIPSLEANFHYQIEQNNNKTEQIFNIKFYLFENKIDLDIDTKNTAEDIRWRILFNTNIDSNESYSDTSFGKIKRNKNCYENELKIWKNDKWNDYPVDIEALESCCWKKSNDYTYSVFSKCNNEYQLSNLDNKKLAITLFRAVSYIGRNNLLYRPERASGNSVFPLETPDGNLKGKNLNIKFRFGISDNDNNVVVESKDWCIDNTYYQVQKINLFEKNGDMFVLPTMKIKKYDNDLLKTNIDSSLVVSCLKKSYDLQKNIIRIYNPTNNKINIKDINLKEINVLEDKKLENSEFIEPNEFKVYEF from the coding sequence ATGAAAAAATGAAAAATTTATGTTGTTCCCCACACTCATTGAGATAGGGAATGATATTTTACAAAAGCAACAGCAAATACATTTTTGTATTTTAATTTTAAAAAAATATTTGAAGAATATAAACAAAAGCAGGCAAATTTTCCAAAATTTGTTTATGATTCTCAATATTCAGTTGTTGATGAATATTTAAAGATTGCTCCTAAAGATGAATCTAAAATAAAAGACATGGTTAAAAACAATAAATTGGTGATTAGTCCTTGATACACGCAAACTGACACATTTAATGTTACTGGAGAATCAATATTAAGAAACATGCTTACAGGAATAAAAGAAAGCCAAAAGTATGGTAACTATATGAGGGTGGCATATATGCCAGATTCATTTGGTTTTAATTCAAATTTACCTCAAATATTTAATAAGTTTGGAATGAAATCTTTTATACACTGACGTGGTGTTAAAAAAGAACACTTAGAAGAAGGTGTCTTAAATAAATGAGTTGGTATTGATGGTACCGAAATTGTTGAATATAACTTATTTAAATATGGATACACTTGTGGAGGAAGATTCACATATGATCTTTTTAGAGATGGTTATGAAAAAGAAAATATAAAAGAAAATGCAAAAAAAATATTTGAATCAATAAAAAATGATAAAGCGATGAATTTATTGCAAGAACTAAAAAATGCAAGCAAAAATACAAACAACAAAGTTTTATTTCCTTGAGGTTCAGATCAAATGGTTTGTTTTGAAAATTTGGGTGAATTAATTTCAGAAATAAATAAACTAGATGATGAAAATGAATGAATACTAACTAGTTATGAAGAATTTACTGATGAAATATTAAAAGATATAGAAAATATTAAAACAAAACAACTAAGTGGAGAGTTAAGATATGGAGAATATTCTAGAGTTCATAAAACTATAAATTCTTCTAGATATGATATTAAATATTTAACTAAAAACTTAGAATATTTAATATATAAAATTGCAGAGCCTCTTAGTTTAATATATGAAAAAAGTGGTGGAAAATATCCAAATGATTTATTACAACTTTCGCAAAGAATACTTTTTGAATGTCAAGCACATGATAGTGTTGGTGGATGCAATAGTGATAAAACAAATAGAAGTATAATTGAAAGATTAAATGTAGCAACAGATAATATTAATTCATTAATTACTTTTATACAAAGACAAATTTCTTTTGCAAATAAATGTAATGACAATGATTTGTTAATATTTAATCTTGAACCGCTTGTCAGAAATTTAAAATATACAATGACTATTTTTACAAGAAAAAAAAGTTTTAAAATTTTAGATGAAAAAAATAATGAAATTAAATATAAAGTTGTTTCCAAAGATTATGTTGATGCAAATGAATTTAAGATTAACAAAAATATTCAAAATACATCAATTACCGAAAACAAAAATAAAGAAAGTTTTTATTGACATAAAATAATTTTAGAATTTAAAAATGTTGAACCAGTTTCTATAAAAACCTTCAAAATTATCGAAGATGATTTTGAAATTAAATCAATAATTAACAAAAATAATTTTATTGAAAATAATTTTTACATGTTAAAAGTAGAAAATAATGAAATTATTTTAAAAGATAAAAAAAGAAATATTACATTTAAAAATGCAATAATTTTAGAATCTAACAAAGATGTTGGTGATTTATATGATTACTCACCTGAAACTTATGACGAAGTAATAACTTCTAAGTTAAAAAAAATTCAATTATTGTCATGTGACGATAATTTAATACCTAGTTTAGAAGCAAATTTTCATTATCAAATAGAGCAAAACAATAATAAAACAGAACAAATTTTTAATATAAAATTTTATTTATTTGAAAACAAAATTGATCTTGATATTGATACTAAAAACACTGCAGAAGATATCAGATGAAGAATCTTATTTAATACCAACATTGATTCTAATGAAAGTTATAGCGACACATCCTTTGGTAAAATTAAGCGTAATAAAAATTGTTATGAAAATGAATTAAAAATTTGAAAAAATGACAAATGAAATGACTACCCAGTGGATATCGAAGCTTTAGAGTCATGTTGTTGAAAAAAATCTAATGATTATACATACTCAGTATTTTCTAAATGTAACAATGAATATCAATTATCAAATTTAGATAATAAAAAATTAGCTATAACATTATTTAGAGCGGTTTCTTATATTGGAAGAAACAATTTACTATACAGACCAGAAAGGGCTTCTGGAAATTCAGTGTTTCCACTTGAAACGCCAGATGGTAATTTAAAAGGTAAAAATTTAAATATTAAGTTTAGATTTGGAATTTCAGATAATGACAATAACGTTGTTGTTGAATCTAAAGATTGATGTATCGATAATACATATTATCAAGTTCAAAAAATAAACTTATTTGAAAAAAATGGAGACATGTTTGTTTTACCAACTATGAAAATAAAAAAATATGATAATGATTTATTAAAAACAAATATAGATAGTTCTCTTGTGGTTTCATGTTTAAAGAAATCATATGATTTACAAAAAAACATTATAAGAATTTATAACCCAACTAATAACAAAATTAATATTAAAGACATTAATTTAAAAGAAATAAATGTTTTAGAAGATAAAAAATTAGAAAATTCAGAATTTATAGAACCTAATGAGTTCAAAGTTTATGAATTTTAA